In a genomic window of Brucella anthropi ATCC 49188:
- a CDS encoding polysaccharide biosynthesis/export family protein, with translation MSYRIIKNRIGTHLRATMLSGLILVGGTFGALADGQAYRVGANDVLQVTVYGQPSLTGLYPVDVDGNIGYPVVGNISVTGLTTNEISEKIAGSLSQHIPGLTVTATINQYAPVFVVGDVKAPGKYQFRPGMVVLELMALGGGAGKAESPALTAGMQLISAQQEYVDLQMQITAMAIRRARFEAELNGTDFTYTLPDQAAANKETVALTQKMLDGEKTVFNVRRNNLAAERRALEAQAASYGDEIQTLQQSIKLHDTEIGLLQENVDSSKSLVDRGLAAKSNLRDMERDLSATRRAALELASFLARARQNQLAMEQRIANLEEIRKSEAATNLQDIDLNIARMERRSNTQLQAMAEIAKSSGNISAATLRQKLVFSISRIVNGSFQDIVANESTEIKPGDILRVELDMSRVGGSPS, from the coding sequence ATGTCATACAGGATCATCAAGAATCGCATTGGTACCCATCTTCGGGCCACTATGCTTTCGGGCCTCATTCTGGTCGGCGGGACTTTTGGAGCGCTTGCGGACGGACAAGCCTATCGGGTCGGCGCAAATGACGTGCTGCAGGTAACCGTTTATGGGCAACCGTCACTCACCGGGCTTTACCCGGTCGATGTGGACGGCAATATCGGTTATCCGGTCGTGGGCAATATTTCCGTCACCGGGCTGACTACCAATGAGATCAGCGAGAAGATCGCGGGATCGCTATCCCAGCATATTCCGGGACTGACGGTCACAGCAACGATCAATCAGTATGCACCGGTATTTGTCGTTGGTGATGTGAAGGCGCCGGGAAAATATCAGTTCCGGCCCGGAATGGTGGTGCTTGAACTTATGGCGCTGGGTGGCGGAGCCGGAAAAGCGGAATCTCCAGCCCTGACTGCCGGGATGCAGCTTATTTCCGCGCAGCAGGAATATGTCGACCTGCAGATGCAGATCACTGCCATGGCAATCCGGCGGGCCCGTTTCGAGGCGGAACTGAACGGCACGGATTTTACTTATACTCTGCCGGATCAGGCAGCTGCGAACAAGGAAACCGTGGCCCTGACGCAGAAGATGCTGGACGGTGAAAAGACAGTGTTCAACGTCCGCCGCAATAATCTTGCAGCCGAGCGTCGGGCGCTTGAAGCGCAAGCGGCGAGCTATGGCGATGAAATCCAGACCCTGCAGCAGAGTATCAAGCTGCACGACACCGAAATCGGGCTGTTGCAGGAGAATGTGGATTCCAGCAAGTCGCTGGTGGATCGCGGCCTGGCCGCAAAATCCAACCTGCGTGACATGGAGCGTGATCTGTCAGCCACACGGCGTGCTGCGCTGGAGCTTGCTTCGTTTCTTGCACGGGCGAGACAGAACCAGCTTGCCATGGAACAGCGCATCGCCAATCTGGAAGAAATTCGCAAAAGCGAAGCGGCTACCAATTTGCAGGATATTGACCTCAACATTGCCCGCATGGAGCGCCGCAGCAATACACAACTCCAGGCTATGGCCGAGATCGCCAAGTCTTCCGGTAATATTTCCGCGGCCACGCTGCGTCAGAAACTGGTGTTCTCGATCAGTCGTATCGTGAATGGCAGCTTTCAGGATATCGTCGCCAACGAAAGCACGGAAATCAAACCGGGTGACATCTTGCGCGTCGAGCTGGATATGAGCAGGGTCGGCGGCTCGCCGTCATAG
- a CDS encoding GDP-L-fucose synthase family protein, translating into MTSTADITPAPFYSLEGKKVFVAGHTGMVGSAILRRLQGTDCDIITAAHSALDLTRQGPTENFISGRKPDVIIIAAARVGGILANSQYPADFLYDNLAIGMNLIRAAHQNGVERLLWLGSSCIYPRDAAQPLTEDALMTGPLEATNEAYAVAKIAGLEYARACARQYGNHFMTAMPTNLYGPNDNFDPNTSHVLPALIRRIHEAKVRGTDHVTLWGTGKPLREFLHVDDLADACLHMLRFYDGIEPMNIGTGEEISIKDLALTVACVVGYEGRFEHDLSKPDGTPRKLLDTSRMRALGWKPQIRLEDGLREVYRDWLEEAADPVAA; encoded by the coding sequence ATGACTTCTACGGCTGACATCACCCCCGCTCCGTTTTATTCACTCGAAGGCAAGAAGGTGTTCGTTGCCGGGCATACAGGCATGGTCGGTTCGGCCATTCTGCGCCGCCTGCAAGGCACGGATTGCGACATCATCACTGCAGCGCACAGCGCACTCGATCTGACCCGGCAGGGACCGACGGAGAATTTCATCAGCGGTCGCAAGCCGGATGTCATCATCATCGCTGCCGCCCGCGTTGGGGGCATCCTTGCCAATTCGCAATATCCGGCAGATTTTCTCTATGACAATCTCGCCATCGGCATGAACCTCATCCGCGCCGCCCATCAGAACGGTGTCGAACGTCTGTTGTGGCTCGGATCAAGCTGCATCTATCCCCGCGACGCAGCGCAGCCTCTCACCGAGGATGCCCTGATGACAGGCCCGCTGGAAGCGACCAACGAAGCCTATGCCGTCGCCAAGATCGCAGGGCTTGAATATGCGCGGGCTTGCGCACGGCAATATGGCAATCACTTCATGACGGCGATGCCGACCAATCTTTACGGTCCAAACGACAATTTTGATCCCAACACCTCGCATGTCCTGCCGGCATTGATCCGCCGGATTCACGAGGCCAAGGTGCGAGGGACCGACCATGTGACACTCTGGGGCACCGGCAAGCCCTTGCGGGAGTTCCTGCATGTGGACGATCTTGCCGATGCCTGCCTGCACATGCTGCGTTTCTACGATGGCATTGAGCCGATGAACATCGGGACGGGTGAAGAGATTTCAATCAAGGATCTGGCGCTGACCGTTGCCTGCGTCGTCGGTTACGAAGGTCGCTTTGAACACGACCTCAGCAAACCGGACGGTACACCGCGCAAACTCCTCGACACGTCGCGGATGCGGGCGCTGGGCTGGAAGCCGCAAATTCGTCTGGAGGACGGCCTGCGTGAAGTCTATCGCGATTGGTTGGAGGAAGCCGCCGATCCTGTCGCCGCTTGA